A window of Polaribacter litorisediminis contains these coding sequences:
- the sufB gene encoding Fe-S cluster assembly protein SufB, whose protein sequence is MKYTEDDLELELKTKEYAYGFYTDIESDTFPIGLSEDVVRAISKKKNEPEWMTNWRLEAYRVWEKMEEPEWANVHYEKPKFQDIAYYSAPKKKPKLNSLDEVDPELLDTFKRLGISLDEQKKLANVAVDIVMDSVSVATTFKKTLGEKGIIFMPISEAIQEHPELVRKYLGTIVPTSDNFYAALNSAVFSDGSFCYIPKGVRCPMELSTYFRINEGGTGQFERTLVVADKGSYVSYLEGCTAPSRDENQLHAAVVELIAMDDAEIKYSTVQNWYPGNKEGKGGVYNFVTKRGLCETNAKISWTQVETGSAVTWKYPSCVLKGNNSIGEFYSIAVTNNHQQADTGTKMIHLGKNTKSTIISKGISAGNSQNSYRGLVQINARAENARNFSQCDSLLMGNACGAHTFPYIEVKNKTAQVEHEATTSKIGEEQLFYCNQRGIDTEKAIALIVNGFSKEVLNKLPMEFAVEAQKLLEISLEGSVG, encoded by the coding sequence ATGAAGTATACCGAAGACGATTTAGAATTAGAATTAAAAACCAAAGAATATGCCTATGGTTTTTATACAGATATAGAAAGTGATACATTTCCAATAGGTTTAAGTGAAGATGTTGTGAGAGCAATTTCTAAAAAGAAAAACGAGCCAGAATGGATGACAAACTGGCGTTTGGAAGCTTACAGAGTTTGGGAAAAAATGGAAGAACCAGAATGGGCAAATGTGCATTATGAAAAGCCAAAATTTCAAGACATTGCTTATTATTCTGCTCCAAAAAAGAAACCAAAATTAAACTCTTTAGATGAAGTGGACCCTGAATTGTTAGACACTTTTAAACGTTTAGGAATTTCTTTAGACGAACAAAAGAAATTAGCCAATGTGGCGGTAGATATCGTCATGGATTCTGTTTCTGTTGCCACTACATTTAAGAAAACCTTGGGCGAAAAAGGAATTATTTTTATGCCAATTTCTGAAGCAATTCAAGAACACCCAGAATTAGTTCGAAAATATTTAGGAACAATTGTACCAACAAGCGATAACTTTTATGCAGCATTAAACTCGGCAGTTTTTTCTGACGGATCTTTCTGTTACATTCCAAAAGGTGTTCGTTGCCCAATGGAATTATCAACCTATTTTAGAATTAATGAAGGCGGAACAGGGCAGTTTGAAAGAACGCTTGTGGTTGCAGATAAAGGTAGTTATGTTTCTTATTTAGAAGGCTGTACAGCGCCAAGTAGAGATGAAAATCAATTGCATGCGGCGGTTGTGGAGCTCATTGCCATGGACGATGCAGAAATTAAATATTCTACAGTACAAAACTGGTATCCAGGTAACAAAGAAGGTAAAGGAGGCGTTTACAATTTTGTAACCAAGAGAGGTTTGTGTGAAACCAACGCAAAAATTTCTTGGACGCAAGTAGAAACGGGTTCTGCTGTAACTTGGAAATACCCAAGTTGTGTTTTAAAAGGAAACAATTCTATCGGTGAATTTTATTCGATTGCAGTAACCAACAATCATCAACAAGCAGATACAGGAACAAAAATGATTCATTTGGGGAAAAACACCAAATCGACCATTATTTCTAAAGGTATTTCTGCCGGAAATTCACAAAATTCCTACAGAGGTTTAGTACAAATAAATGCAAGAGCAGAAAATGCCCGTAACTTTTCTCAGTGTGATTCTTTATTAATGGGTAATGCTTGTGGTGCACACACGTTTCCTTATATCGAAGTTAAAAATAAAACAGCCCAAGTAGAACATGAAGCAACTACCAGTAAAATTGGTGAAGAGCAATTGTTTTATTGCAATCAACGAGGCATTGATACTGAAAAAGCAATCGCGCTAATCGTAAACGGATTCAGTAAAGAAGTGCTTAATAAACTGCCGATGGAATTTGCTGTGGAGGCTCAAAAATTACTAGAAATTAGTTTAGAAGGTTCTGTAGGATAG
- a CDS encoding HesB/IscA family protein, which yields MIKVSDTAKKKVIELMTDDGFDATTDFVRVGVKSGGCSGLSYDLTFDNKQSENDKLFEENNVKIIVDKKSFLYLIGTTLEYSGGLNGKGFVFNNPNANRTCGCGESFSL from the coding sequence ATGATAAAAGTTTCAGACACAGCAAAGAAAAAAGTCATAGAATTAATGACTGATGATGGCTTTGACGCTACAACCGATTTTGTAAGAGTGGGCGTAAAAAGCGGTGGGTGTTCGGGGTTATCTTATGATTTAACTTTCGATAACAAACAATCCGAAAACGATAAGCTTTTTGAGGAAAATAACGTAAAAATTATTGTTGATAAAAAAAGCTTTTTATATTTAATTGGCACAACCTTAGAATATTCAGGTGGTTTAAACGGAAAAGGTTTTGTTTTTAACAACCCGAATGCCAACAGAACTTGTGGATGTGGGGAATCATTCTCTCTGTAA